In Rubrivirga marina, the following are encoded in one genomic region:
- the pheS gene encoding phenylalanine--tRNA ligase subunit alpha, protein MSETTTLDAEIEAVQAEIDTLPLTTDDEAEAYRVRFLGRKAGVITDLFSKIGTVPPEERRAVGQRLNALKQAAQARLDAATEALAGDTEAGATDLDLTLPGRVPAPVERGSLHVLTQTLEDIQAIFQSFGFAVARGPEIEDDWHNFSALNFPPDHPARDMQDTFFLEPPPPEGRGVLLRTHTSPVQVRVMERQKPPIRVIAPGRVFRNEAISYKSYCLFHQVEGLVVDEGVSFADLKAMLTAFAKALFGASDGPAREAKMRFRPSFFPFTEPSAEVDVWWADESLPGGGRWMEILGSGMVDPNVLENVGVDSERYTGYAFGMGVERMAMLRHGIDDIRLLYENDVRFLKQF, encoded by the coding sequence ATGTCCGAGACGACGACGCTCGACGCCGAGATCGAGGCCGTCCAGGCCGAGATCGACACGCTCCCGCTCACCACCGACGACGAGGCGGAGGCCTACCGCGTTCGCTTCCTCGGCCGGAAGGCCGGGGTGATCACGGACCTGTTCTCGAAGATCGGGACCGTCCCGCCCGAGGAGCGCCGGGCCGTGGGCCAGCGGCTCAACGCGCTGAAGCAGGCCGCCCAGGCCCGCCTCGACGCCGCGACCGAGGCCCTCGCCGGTGACACCGAGGCCGGCGCGACCGACCTCGACCTCACGCTGCCCGGCCGCGTCCCGGCGCCGGTCGAGCGCGGGAGTCTGCACGTGTTGACGCAGACGCTGGAGGACATCCAGGCCATCTTCCAGTCGTTCGGCTTCGCCGTCGCGCGTGGGCCGGAGATCGAGGACGACTGGCACAACTTCTCGGCGCTCAACTTCCCGCCCGACCACCCGGCGCGGGACATGCAGGACACGTTCTTCCTCGAACCGCCTCCGCCCGAGGGCCGCGGCGTCCTCCTCCGCACGCACACGTCGCCGGTCCAGGTGCGCGTGATGGAGCGCCAGAAACCGCCGATCCGCGTGATCGCGCCGGGCCGCGTGTTCCGGAACGAGGCCATCTCGTACAAGAGCTACTGCCTGTTCCACCAGGTCGAGGGCCTCGTCGTCGACGAGGGCGTTTCGTTCGCCGACCTCAAGGCGATGCTGACGGCGTTCGCGAAGGCGCTCTTCGGCGCCTCCGACGGGCCGGCGCGCGAGGCGAAGATGCGGTTCCGCCCGTCCTTCTTCCCGTTCACCGAGCCGAGCGCCGAGGTCGACGTGTGGTGGGCCGACGAGAGCCTCCCGGGCGGCGGGCGCTGGATGGAGATCCTCGGCTCCGGCATGGTCGACCCGAACGTGCTCGAGAACGTCGGCGTGGACTCGGAGCGCTACACGGGCTACGCCTTCGGGATGGGCGTCGAGCGGATGGCCATGCTCCGCCACGGCATCGATGACATCCGGCTCCTCTACGAGAACGACGTCCGCTTCCTGAAGCAGTTCTAA
- the rplT gene encoding 50S ribosomal protein L20 — translation MPRAKNLVAARRRRRKLLKQAKGYWGRRGNVHTVAKHTVEKGLQYAYRDRRARKRQFRRLWIARINAAARQNGTTYSRLISGLKKADIPLNRKVLADLAVHDKAAFTAVVEQAAA, via the coding sequence ATGCCCCGAGCAAAAAATCTCGTGGCTGCCCGTCGCCGTCGCCGCAAGCTCCTGAAGCAGGCGAAAGGTTACTGGGGCCGCCGTGGCAACGTCCACACCGTTGCTAAGCACACCGTTGAGAAGGGCCTCCAGTACGCCTACCGCGACCGCCGCGCCCGCAAGCGCCAGTTCCGCCGGCTCTGGATCGCCCGCATCAACGCCGCCGCCCGTCAGAACGGGACGACCTACTCGCGCCTCATCTCGGGGCTCAAGAAGGCCGACATCCCCCTGAACCGGAAGGTCCTCGCGGACCTCGCGGTCCACGACAAGGCCGCCTTTACCGCCGTGGTCGAGCAGGCCGCGGCCTAG
- the rpmI gene encoding 50S ribosomal protein L35, whose amino-acid sequence MPKMKSNSGAKKRFSLTGTGRVKRKKAFASHILTKKSPKRKRDLRETTLVDKADEKRIKKLIVK is encoded by the coding sequence ATGCCGAAGATGAAGTCGAACAGCGGCGCCAAGAAGCGCTTCTCGCTGACCGGGACGGGTCGCGTCAAGCGCAAGAAGGCGTTCGCGAGCCACATCCTGACCAAGAAGTCGCCGAAGCGGAAGCGAGACCTCCGCGAGACGACGCTGGTGGATAAGGCCGACGAGAAGCGGATCAAGAAGCTGATCGTCAAGTAG